A single window of Crassostrea angulata isolate pt1a10 chromosome 8, ASM2561291v2, whole genome shotgun sequence DNA harbors:
- the LOC128161375 gene encoding proline-rich proteoglycan 2-like: protein MHTTETCWTRSGFEYCSENEVCCSSGFYEYCCWDGTVDSGVDFGVIAAIVLSLMFVTFITLLVIKCVCCKSRGQPGRVTGRVPRVFSNRTHPTVHVNPNYNTVPPAAAVRERVSGGQVFVSPPIKSPQPDQRWPGAPPPYPGSQPTYGAHNTNQGHSQPHPPYPLPNHPTPPYGPHGPAQQLAPPLGFDQMVPAPHREMAPPPGGVHGNVPPPFDYIPPKCDLYR from the exons atgcacACTACTGAGACTTGTTGGACACGGTCTGGATTCGAATACTGCAGCGAGAACGAGGTGTGCTGTAGTTCCGGGTTCTATGAGTATTGTTGTTGGGACGGTACTGTGGATTCTGGCGTAGATTTTGGCGTCATCGCTGCTATAGTCCTCTCTCTCATGTTCGTCACGTTTATAACGTTGTTGGTTATCAAATGTGTGTGTTGTAAAAGCAGAGGACAGCCTGGCCGAGTCACAG GTAGAGTACCCCGGGTCTTCAGTAACAGGACGCATCCTACCGTGCACGTTAACCCCAATTACAACACCGTGCCCCCAGCAGCAGCTGTAAGGGAACGCGTGTCAGGGGGGCAGGTGTTTGTCTCTCCGCCAATCAAATCACCTCAACCCGACCAACGTTGGCCAGGAGCCCCTCCACCGTACCCGGGGAGCCAACCCACCTACGGGGCACACAACACGAACCAAGGTCATTCCCAGCCCCACCCTCCCTATCCCTTACCCAACCACCCCACCCCACCATACGGACCACACGGACCAGCCCAACAATTAGCGCCTCCCCTGGGGTTTGACCAGATGGTGCCTGCACCACACAGAGAGATGGCTCCACCACCAGGCGGCGTGCATGGAAACGTTCCTCCTCCGTTTGATTACATCCCACCGAAGTGTGATCTGTATAGATAA
- the LOC128157670 gene encoding ADP-ribosylation factor-like protein 6, with amino-acid sequence MGIFDSLAKWLGLKKKEANVLVVGLDNSGKTTIINQLKPAESKSHDIVPTIGFTVEKFSGKSLSFTAFDMSGQGRYRNLWEHYYKECQGIIFVIDSSDRLRMVVAQEELEQLLNHPDIVGKRIPILFYANKMDMRDALSAVKVAHLLNLDKISTKPWHICASNALTGEGLSEGVEWITGQLKEIVNAK; translated from the coding sequence ATGGGAATATTTGACTCTCTTGCAAAGTGGCTGGGATTGAAGAAGAAAGAGGCCAACGTTCTTGTAGTAGGGCTGGACAACAGTGGAAAGACTACTATCATTAACCAGTTAAAACCAGCAGAGTCCAAGTCGCATGACATAGTACCAACTATTGGTTTCACAGTGGAGAAATTCTCAGGAAAATCCCTATCCTTTACGGCCTTTGACATGTCAGGTCAAGGTCGTTATCGCAACCTTTGGGAGCACTATTACAAGGAATGCCAAGGCATAATCTTTGTCATCGATAGCAGTGATCGGTTACGCATGGTGGTCGCTCAGGAAGAATTAGAACAGTTACTCAATCATCCTGACATTGTGGGAAAACGCATACCCATTCTTTTTTATGCCAATAAGATGGACATGAGAGATGCATTGTCCGCTGTAAAAGTGGCCCATCTCCTGAACTTGGACAAAATCAGTACAAAGCCGTGGCATATATGTGCATCTAATGCATTGACAGGAGAAGGGCTCAGTGAAGGGGTAGAATGGATAACGGGGCAACTGAAAGAAATTGTCAACGCCAAATGA
- the LOC128159707 gene encoding uncharacterized protein LOC128159707 isoform X1, whose protein sequence is MRGSIFLWVTLFPVTQGFLTRFACNLGTECTTDSELKHCKINQQHMLDDEESIWEWTNKLGPSEPTALRYSVNRNGDVTDFTLQWRGPDDSSVRDLLGFQIEFEDGDVFHNFVMDLRENNLIFNMGNATKITYQLTCHYNNPFSKAVHLRVYVTSLPKSINLDLTDKVIRDNISIFIPKYTFPNPSRKLPTTRVSQPAKVTEEGPGVIPFVIIAVVIVIILSVGIPVYLKLKAMDSCLRKRGMKAVRNNSLATKEQLQDPIVDEKYTEVKTYTYSRDDTQKKWCPEVCVPFIVECETMTSLPQCAPCFHHMDSYDSGFHSDYQVLYADPQDDKEDIRPEKQPTEDGKMKEHDIDCDRLPWFHAPLSESPSLTSVQTEDLEEEILRINKFPTRHEDKG, encoded by the exons ATGAGGGGCTCTATTTTCCTGTGGGTCACTCTTTTCCCTGTGACCCAGGGGTTCCTGACTCGTTTCGCTTGTAATTTAGGAACGGAATGTACGACAGAC AGCGAACTAAAACATTGCAAGATTAACCAACAACACATGTTGGACGATGAGgaat ctATATGGGAATGGACGAACAAATTAGGACCATCCGAACCTACGGCGTTACGGTATTCAGTCAACCGGAACGGTGACGTCACTGATTTTACGCTTCAGTGGAGAGGACCAGATGATT CCTCAGTCCGAGATCTGCTTGGCTTTCAGATCGAGTTTGAGGATGGGGATGTCTTTCATAATTTCGTTATGGACCTCAGAGAAAATAACTTAATCTTCAATATGGGAAACGCAACG AAGATAACATATCAGCTGACGTGTCACTATAACAACCCATTCTCGAAGGCTGTCCATCTTCGAGTGTACGTCACTAGTCTACCGAAGTCAATCAACCTTGACCTTACAGACAAGGTCATCAGAGACAATATCTCCATTTTCATTCCGaaat ACACATTCCCGAACCCTTCCAGGAAGTTACCAACTACACGGGTGTCGCAGCCGGCTAAGGTTACAGAGGAGGGACCGGGGGTTATTCCATTCGTTATCATAGCAGTTGTCATTGTGATCATATTGTCCGTAGGAATTCCAGTCTACCTTAAGTTAAAAG cgaTGGACTCATGTTTGAGGAAACGCGGAATGAAGGCAGTTCGGAACAACAGCCTGGCAACCAAAG AACAGTTACAGGATCCGATAGTAGATGAGAAATATACGGAAGTCAAAACATATACCTATTCACGTGACGACACACAGAAAAAATGGTGCCCGGAAGTCTGTGTGCCCTTCATCGTTGAATGTGAgactatgacgtcacttccgcagTGTGCACCTTGCTTTCATCACATGGACAGTTACGATTCCGGATTTCATTCGGATTATCAGGTGTTGTACGCTGATCCTCAGGACGATAAAGAAGACATTAGACCGGAAAAACAACCAACTGAAGATGGCAAAATGAAGGAGCATGATATAGACTGTGACCGGTTACCATGGTTTCATGCCCCTCTATCAGAGAGTCCATCTTTGACTTCTGTACAGACAGAGGATCTAGAAGAAGAAATCCTCCGGATAAATAAATTCCCCACCAGACACGAAGACAAGGGGTGA
- the LOC128160053 gene encoding uncharacterized protein LOC128160053, with translation MHRFLSIVILGISWNLPAVLGVRCLRCDSITEPRLCTQLETCHKGEVCGVEQKRSDNGDISYWTGCISPTSCISEDSIVSAKRTGYYDNEVICRHCCSSDLCNSKGCGAIGYPADRGPLCYECKNLADPSTCHTIAFCTHNEKCFVGSEAHFGQLYYTTRCEPLHACTALDVSSPLGKRALPCRHCCTGDLCNSSCKV, from the exons ATGCACCGCTTCCTTTCAATAG TTATTCTTGGAATTTCTTGGAACCTGCCAGCTGTACTGG GGGTGCGGTGCTTGAGATGTGACTCTATCACGGAGCCCCGCCTCTGTACCCAGTTGGAGACCTGCCACAAAGGAGAG GTATGCGGCGTGGAGCAGAAGAGATCGGATAACGGAGACATTTCCTATTGGACGGGATGTATCTCACCAACA AGCTGCATTTCAGAGGACTCAATTGTCTCGGCCAAAAGGACCGGTTACTATGACAACGAAGTTATCTGTCGTCACTGTTGCTCCAGTGACCTATGCAACTCCAAGGGATGCGGTGCGATAG GCTACCCAGCTGACCGTGGGCCCTTGTGTTACGAGTGTAAGAACTTGGCCGATCCGAGCACCTGTCACACTATCGCCTTCTGTACCCACAATGAG AAATGCTTCGTTGGATCAGAAGCACATTTTGGACAACTGTACTATACAACACGTTGTGAGCCTCTCCAC GCATGCACGGCACTGGATGTGTCCTCTCCCCTCGGAAAGCGAGCCCTGCCCTGTCGTCACTGCTGTACCGGGGATCTCTGTAACAGCAGCTGTAAAGTGTAG
- the LOC128159707 gene encoding uncharacterized protein LOC128159707 isoform X2 — protein MRGSIFLWVTLFPVTQGFLTRFACNLGTECTTDSELKHCKINQQHMLDDEESIWEWTNKLGPSEPTALRYSVNRNGDVTDFTLQWRGPDDSSVRDLLGFQIEFEDGDVFHNFVMDLRENNLIFNMGNATITYQLTCHYNNPFSKAVHLRVYVTSLPKSINLDLTDKVIRDNISIFIPKYTFPNPSRKLPTTRVSQPAKVTEEGPGVIPFVIIAVVIVIILSVGIPVYLKLKAMDSCLRKRGMKAVRNNSLATKEQLQDPIVDEKYTEVKTYTYSRDDTQKKWCPEVCVPFIVECETMTSLPQCAPCFHHMDSYDSGFHSDYQVLYADPQDDKEDIRPEKQPTEDGKMKEHDIDCDRLPWFHAPLSESPSLTSVQTEDLEEEILRINKFPTRHEDKG, from the exons ATGAGGGGCTCTATTTTCCTGTGGGTCACTCTTTTCCCTGTGACCCAGGGGTTCCTGACTCGTTTCGCTTGTAATTTAGGAACGGAATGTACGACAGAC AGCGAACTAAAACATTGCAAGATTAACCAACAACACATGTTGGACGATGAGgaat ctATATGGGAATGGACGAACAAATTAGGACCATCCGAACCTACGGCGTTACGGTATTCAGTCAACCGGAACGGTGACGTCACTGATTTTACGCTTCAGTGGAGAGGACCAGATGATT CCTCAGTCCGAGATCTGCTTGGCTTTCAGATCGAGTTTGAGGATGGGGATGTCTTTCATAATTTCGTTATGGACCTCAGAGAAAATAACTTAATCTTCAATATGGGAAACGCAACG ATAACATATCAGCTGACGTGTCACTATAACAACCCATTCTCGAAGGCTGTCCATCTTCGAGTGTACGTCACTAGTCTACCGAAGTCAATCAACCTTGACCTTACAGACAAGGTCATCAGAGACAATATCTCCATTTTCATTCCGaaat ACACATTCCCGAACCCTTCCAGGAAGTTACCAACTACACGGGTGTCGCAGCCGGCTAAGGTTACAGAGGAGGGACCGGGGGTTATTCCATTCGTTATCATAGCAGTTGTCATTGTGATCATATTGTCCGTAGGAATTCCAGTCTACCTTAAGTTAAAAG cgaTGGACTCATGTTTGAGGAAACGCGGAATGAAGGCAGTTCGGAACAACAGCCTGGCAACCAAAG AACAGTTACAGGATCCGATAGTAGATGAGAAATATACGGAAGTCAAAACATATACCTATTCACGTGACGACACACAGAAAAAATGGTGCCCGGAAGTCTGTGTGCCCTTCATCGTTGAATGTGAgactatgacgtcacttccgcagTGTGCACCTTGCTTTCATCACATGGACAGTTACGATTCCGGATTTCATTCGGATTATCAGGTGTTGTACGCTGATCCTCAGGACGATAAAGAAGACATTAGACCGGAAAAACAACCAACTGAAGATGGCAAAATGAAGGAGCATGATATAGACTGTGACCGGTTACCATGGTTTCATGCCCCTCTATCAGAGAGTCCATCTTTGACTTCTGTACAGACAGAGGATCTAGAAGAAGAAATCCTCCGGATAAATAAATTCCCCACCAGACACGAAGACAAGGGGTGA